Proteins encoded together in one Ferroglobus placidus DSM 10642 window:
- a CDS encoding MazG nucleotide pyrophosphohydrolase domain-containing protein, with translation MELEEIRKKIAEKYLEIDKKSGELFLLAVLFEEVGELAEVVRKRDVEKIEEELCDVLFMILSLANYFGVNPEKRLVEKYIKDDPSSRWDLP, from the coding sequence ATGGAACTGGAGGAGATAAGGAAGAAAATAGCCGAGAAATACCTCGAAATTGATAAAAAGTCGGGAGAACTCTTTTTGCTTGCGGTACTTTTCGAGGAAGTTGGGGAACTTGCCGAGGTCGTTAGGAAAAGGGACGTGGAAAAAATAGAAGAGGAGCTTTGCGACGTTCTCTTTATGATTTTAAGTCTGGCGAACTACTTCGGAGTAAATCCGGAGAAGAGGCTCGTTGAGAAGTATATCAAAGACGATCCTTCCTCAAGATGGGACCTTCCTTAG
- a CDS encoding EamA family transporter: MMGEVLAFIAAVLWGFVPILDKTALIGNVSPYLANLIRSLGALIFLSIVVLALRDFDLEVFDAKRVSLLLSAGAIAGGLAMVIYYMALKSIGASKAVPITSIYPLFTVIFSAIILRESFDLLRVLLGTALIVVGIILVSR; this comes from the coding sequence ATGATGGGAGAAGTTTTAGCTTTCATCGCAGCTGTACTCTGGGGTTTCGTGCCAATATTAGATAAGACTGCCTTAATCGGCAACGTCTCTCCTTATCTCGCCAACTTAATTAGATCCCTCGGAGCGTTGATATTTCTCTCCATAGTCGTTCTCGCTCTGCGAGATTTCGACTTAGAAGTTTTCGATGCGAAGAGGGTTTCGCTCTTACTCTCAGCCGGAGCTATCGCCGGTGGACTTGCAATGGTAATCTACTACATGGCGCTCAAGTCGATAGGGGCTTCCAAAGCGGTTCCGATAACATCTATTTACCCCCTCTTCACCGTCATCTTCTCAGCTATAATTCTCCGCGAGAGCTTCGATTTGCTGAGAGTTCTTCTCGGCACGGCTTTAATTGTCGTAGGAATAATACTCGTTAGCAGGTGA
- a CDS encoding AIR synthase-related protein: MDLEGYARILLKKGKEEKLAELIAEVKDIPIEKAEKIAEAVFLEVKNAYSKTTPILDYFKSGVKMGEFGVGSRGEGDFYVHSKIGEMCRSELDDAGVVRIGEYYLAISVDGIHSRLSEFPFIAGFHAARAAMRDVYVMGAKPLALFSDIHVADDGDVSKIFDHLAGIMAISEATNVPLVSGSTLRIGGDMVIGERMTGAVGCVGVGKKVTRRRDAKKGDVILMTEGAGGGTIATTAIYYGRHEIVDETINVDFIKAAEAALKHVEKIHAMTDVTNGGVRGDAMEISRVSKTKLVFEYEKLRGVVNKKVLNMLEELEIDFLGVSIDSLMIICPENDSEEIAEEIEKAGVRVEEVGWVEEGEGAYLIEDGEEKELKPRFRESAYTPIKKLVGEERPENFEELKKRVDKAFEAALRKKELVLKKLRKVPS, translated from the coding sequence ATGGATTTAGAGGGATACGCGAGAATACTCTTAAAAAAAGGCAAAGAGGAGAAGCTTGCCGAGCTAATAGCCGAAGTGAAGGATATTCCTATCGAAAAAGCTGAAAAAATTGCTGAAGCCGTTTTCTTAGAAGTCAAAAACGCTTATTCAAAAACTACTCCAATACTCGACTACTTCAAAAGTGGCGTGAAGATGGGAGAATTCGGAGTGGGGAGCAGAGGAGAGGGAGACTTCTACGTTCACTCGAAAATAGGGGAGATGTGCAGAAGCGAGCTCGACGATGCGGGAGTCGTTAGAATCGGAGAGTATTACTTGGCTATTTCCGTCGACGGAATTCACTCGAGACTCAGCGAGTTTCCTTTCATAGCCGGTTTTCACGCTGCGAGAGCGGCTATGAGAGACGTCTACGTAATGGGTGCCAAGCCTTTAGCTTTGTTTTCCGATATTCACGTAGCCGACGACGGAGACGTTTCCAAGATATTCGACCACCTCGCCGGAATTATGGCTATAAGCGAGGCAACGAACGTGCCTCTCGTTTCCGGAAGCACGTTGAGAATAGGAGGGGACATGGTTATAGGAGAGAGAATGACCGGAGCTGTTGGCTGCGTAGGAGTTGGAAAGAAGGTGACGAGGAGGAGGGATGCTAAGAAGGGAGACGTAATTCTCATGACCGAGGGTGCCGGAGGAGGAACGATAGCCACAACAGCCATCTACTACGGAAGACACGAAATCGTCGACGAGACGATAAACGTAGACTTCATCAAAGCTGCTGAAGCTGCTTTGAAGCATGTAGAAAAAATACACGCGATGACCGACGTTACGAACGGAGGAGTGAGGGGAGATGCGATGGAAATATCGAGGGTTTCGAAGACCAAGCTCGTTTTCGAATACGAGAAGCTGAGGGGTGTGGTAAACAAAAAAGTTCTGAACATGCTTGAAGAGCTGGAGATAGACTTCCTCGGCGTTTCCATAGACTCCCTCATGATAATCTGCCCGGAAAATGACTCTGAAGAGATCGCTGAGGAGATCGAAAAAGCGGGAGTGAGAGTCGAAGAAGTTGGATGGGTTGAAGAAGGAGAGGGAGCTTATTTAATTGAAGATGGGGAAGAAAAAGAGCTAAAACCGAGGTTTAGAGAGAGCGCATATACGCCAATCAAGAAGCTCGTCGGCGAAGAAAGACCGGAAAACTTCGAGGAGTTGAAGAAAAGAGTTGACAAAGCTTTCGAAGCTGCTTTGAGGAAAAAGGAACTCGTGCTAAAAAAGCTAAGGAAGGTCCCATCTTGA
- a CDS encoding DHH family phosphoesterase yields MESYDYIILGCGSFGSQVIMDLIQAGKKVIAVDKNPEKVEVLKDQEIEALIGDIEKDETLKKLNLKDADAVLVLTASDQTNLNVVKKIRSLAPEVLIVTRASSFKAREELEAAGADIVITPYDAMKTSLLNQLKRAENLRKLKKLKNVLKDCKRLAIFTHDNPDPDAISSAMALREIAKHFGVAADILYYGEIAHQQNRAMVNLLNVEMLKASEVDLSIYDKFALVDSSGVGVNNSIPEDITLSIIIDHHPAENVEAEYYDLRNDVGATATILTQYIQDLKIVPTRMLATALFFGIQTETEEFKKNTRTADFLAAAFLYPFVDNELIEKMEGPALSTETLDVIGTAIKNREIFSSFLISFAGFINDRDTLPQAADFLLKLEGISTVLVFGIMKDAVYISARNKDVRINIGEVLKKAFGDVGSAGGHAHAAGGKIPLGIFGDVTDKQTLAKLVTEAIKRRFLMAVGIEAE; encoded by the coding sequence ATGGAAAGTTACGACTACATAATACTGGGTTGCGGTAGCTTCGGCTCTCAAGTGATAATGGACCTCATTCAAGCTGGCAAAAAGGTTATCGCAGTCGATAAAAATCCCGAAAAAGTAGAGGTTTTAAAAGATCAGGAAATCGAAGCTTTGATAGGAGACATAGAAAAGGACGAGACTCTGAAGAAATTGAACTTAAAAGATGCTGACGCTGTTTTAGTTCTTACGGCAAGCGATCAAACGAACCTCAACGTCGTGAAAAAAATAAGGTCTCTCGCTCCTGAGGTTTTAATCGTAACGAGAGCTTCAAGTTTCAAAGCAAGGGAGGAGCTTGAGGCAGCTGGAGCGGACATCGTCATAACCCCGTACGATGCGATGAAAACGAGTTTGCTTAATCAGCTTAAAAGGGCGGAAAATCTTAGAAAGCTGAAGAAGCTGAAGAACGTTTTGAAAGATTGTAAGAGACTTGCTATCTTCACCCACGACAATCCTGATCCAGATGCGATATCCTCGGCAATGGCTTTGAGGGAGATTGCGAAGCATTTTGGTGTTGCTGCCGACATTCTTTATTACGGAGAAATAGCCCACCAGCAGAATCGTGCGATGGTTAATCTTTTAAACGTGGAAATGCTGAAAGCTTCGGAGGTTGATTTAAGCATTTACGATAAATTCGCTTTGGTCGACTCTTCCGGAGTCGGAGTAAACAACTCGATCCCCGAAGATATCACACTTTCGATAATTATCGATCATCATCCAGCTGAGAACGTCGAAGCTGAATACTACGACTTAAGAAACGACGTTGGTGCAACAGCGACGATCCTCACCCAGTACATTCAGGATTTGAAGATAGTCCCGACGAGAATGCTCGCCACAGCTCTCTTCTTCGGAATTCAAACCGAAACTGAGGAATTCAAGAAGAACACGAGGACAGCCGATTTCCTTGCGGCAGCTTTCCTCTACCCCTTCGTAGACAACGAGCTGATAGAGAAGATGGAAGGTCCGGCTTTGTCCACTGAAACCCTCGATGTCATAGGAACTGCGATAAAGAACAGGGAGATTTTCTCATCCTTCCTGATCTCCTTTGCGGGATTCATAAACGACAGAGACACCCTTCCGCAGGCAGCCGATTTTCTCCTAAAGCTGGAGGGAATTTCTACCGTGCTCGTCTTCGGAATTATGAAGGATGCCGTTTACATTTCGGCGAGAAACAAAGACGTGAGGATAAACATCGGAGAGGTTCTGAAAAAGGCTTTCGGAGATGTGGGAAGTGCCGGCGGACACGCTCACGCAGCTGGAGGAAAAATTCCCTTGGGAATATTCGGAGACGTTACCGACAAGCAGACTCTCGCTAAGCTCGTGACGGAAGCTATAAAGAGGAGGTTCTTAATGGCGGTTGGGATAGAGGCTGAGTAA
- the rlmB gene encoding 23S rRNA (guanosine(2251)-2'-O)-methyltransferase RlmB, with protein sequence MRVTGVNSIAEALKAGVVNKIYVGEHINPRVAKILAEAKKQKVPIVKVKNLKKIEADVSPVKYYDFDFVVEKALRENGFILFLDSVQDPQNLGAVLRTAEFFGCSGVVIPKRRAAQVTETVVEVSQGAAFHLKISRVENLANSIKKIKKYGFLVVGAEIGGKDLRSVKFTPPLALVVGGEDRGISQPVKKMCDFLVEIKGVGKTPSLNLSVAAGILLYEVRRHL encoded by the coding sequence ATGAGAGTGACCGGAGTTAACAGCATCGCCGAAGCTTTGAAAGCCGGAGTCGTCAACAAAATCTACGTAGGCGAGCATATCAATCCGAGGGTTGCGAAAATTCTCGCCGAAGCTAAGAAGCAGAAGGTCCCGATAGTCAAGGTTAAGAATCTCAAAAAAATAGAGGCTGATGTTTCTCCGGTAAAATACTACGACTTCGACTTCGTCGTAGAAAAAGCTTTGAGGGAGAACGGCTTTATCCTCTTCCTCGATTCGGTTCAAGATCCTCAAAACCTCGGAGCCGTTTTGAGAACTGCCGAATTTTTCGGCTGTTCGGGAGTCGTTATTCCGAAGAGGAGAGCTGCACAAGTTACGGAGACCGTCGTAGAAGTTTCTCAAGGAGCAGCTTTTCACTTAAAAATCTCCAGAGTTGAAAACCTTGCGAACAGCATCAAAAAGATTAAGAAGTACGGTTTCCTTGTAGTGGGAGCAGAAATAGGAGGGAAGGATTTGAGGAGCGTTAAATTTACTCCACCTCTCGCCTTGGTTGTTGGAGGAGAGGATAGAGGTATTTCCCAGCCGGTGAAGAAGATGTGCGACTTCCTCGTGGAGATAAAAGGTGTTGGAAAAACTCCCTCTCTAAATCTGTCGGTAGCTGCTGGAATTTTGCTTTACGAGGTGAGGAGACATCTATGA